One Candidatus Aegiribacteria sp. genomic window carries:
- the murJ gene encoding murein biosynthesis integral membrane protein MurJ, giving the protein MSSEERIRLDENLQDLGTPQQEASRIARATGLLGGLTVTSRILGLLRDVAQAAILGTGMAADAFTLAFIIPNTLRRLFGEATASAAFVPTYTEILMKDSKRDAFKLGSRILSLVAVALLIIVLVGIVAAPLIIRIFAPGFSDIPGKSELAAGLLRLLFPYILMVGCASVVMGILNAHRHFLAPASAPILFNLSALAGILLLSRWFFPDQPVWGYSIGVMAGGVFQLLIQLPALRRRGFRFKPDFNWKDPKVRKVGMLAFPALVGLLAAEVNIIVDKMIASMLEPGSVAALSYGNRIMQFPQGVFAISLATALLPTLSRQTASGKLQDAGKTLGRATLALAALMIPATFCLLFLAEPVVKIILARGAFTAESTALTSAALVYYSAGLLFYGAVKITAPVFYAMKDTKTPVKIAISCMGLNIILNIVLTLAFIRTGIARPLAGLALATSISSMLNFVILRIALRRKLGPVVQSSKLAWLSMIPAGILTLMFLWLLSPSVISLSAASTLKGILSITGVSLGAVAVFLAVFVTIGGKDARSVFSLAMRRGRITKS; this is encoded by the coding sequence ATGAGTTCTGAAGAGAGAATAAGACTTGATGAAAACCTTCAGGATCTTGGCACTCCACAGCAGGAAGCATCAAGGATCGCACGGGCCACCGGTTTGCTCGGAGGACTTACAGTAACAAGCCGGATACTGGGCCTGCTTCGCGATGTGGCACAGGCTGCGATACTTGGCACAGGCATGGCCGCTGATGCTTTCACGCTTGCTTTTATAATCCCAAATACTCTCAGAAGGCTGTTCGGTGAAGCAACCGCAAGCGCTGCATTTGTACCCACATACACCGAGATTCTTATGAAAGACAGTAAGCGGGATGCTTTCAAACTGGGAAGCAGAATATTGTCACTTGTTGCAGTTGCTCTTCTGATAATCGTTCTTGTTGGAATAGTGGCTGCGCCTCTTATAATAAGAATATTCGCTCCCGGTTTCTCTGATATTCCTGGTAAATCCGAACTTGCTGCCGGACTTCTGCGTCTTCTGTTCCCTTACATTCTCATGGTCGGATGCGCTTCAGTTGTCATGGGCATTCTCAACGCGCACAGGCATTTCCTGGCCCCTGCCAGTGCTCCAATACTATTCAACCTCTCTGCTCTTGCAGGAATTCTGCTTCTGTCAAGATGGTTTTTTCCTGACCAGCCCGTATGGGGATATTCAATCGGAGTAATGGCAGGAGGGGTGTTCCAGCTTCTGATTCAGCTCCCTGCGCTAAGAAGAAGAGGGTTCAGGTTCAAGCCGGACTTCAACTGGAAAGATCCGAAAGTCAGAAAAGTCGGAATGCTTGCCTTTCCAGCACTGGTAGGGCTTCTTGCCGCAGAGGTAAACATCATTGTGGACAAGATGATAGCATCAATGCTTGAACCCGGAAGTGTTGCTGCTCTTTCATATGGAAACAGGATAATGCAGTTCCCGCAGGGAGTTTTCGCAATTTCACTCGCCACTGCTCTTCTGCCTACTCTCAGCAGACAGACAGCCAGCGGAAAGCTTCAGGACGCAGGTAAAACACTCGGCAGAGCCACACTTGCGCTTGCAGCCCTGATGATTCCAGCGACATTCTGCCTTTTGTTTCTTGCTGAACCCGTTGTAAAAATTATTCTTGCCAGGGGAGCGTTCACAGCTGAATCCACAGCATTGACCAGCGCCGCCCTTGTTTACTACTCAGCAGGACTCCTGTTCTACGGAGCTGTAAAAATCACTGCTCCGGTCTTCTACGCTATGAAGGACACAAAAACACCGGTTAAGATCGCGATAAGCTGCATGGGCCTGAATATCATCCTCAACATCGTTCTGACCCTGGCATTCATCAGAACCGGAATAGCGCGCCCGCTGGCAGGCCTGGCTCTCGCAACCAGCATTTCCTCCATGCTCAATTTTGTGATTCTCCGAATAGCGCTCAGAAGGAAACTCGGCCCAGTTGTCCAATCCTCAAAACTTGCCTGGCTCTCAATGATACCCGCAGGTATTCTGACACTGATGTTTCTGTGGCTTTTATCTCCATCCGTAATTTCCTTATCAGCCGCTTCTACACTGAAAGGGATACTATCTATTACAGGAGTTTCTCTTGGAGCAGTGGCAGTATTTCTTGCGGTTTTCGTCACTATTGGTGGAAAAGATGCCAGATCAGTATTTTCACTGGCGATGAGACGTGGCCGGATCACAAAGTCTTAA